From Toxotes jaculatrix isolate fToxJac2 chromosome 1, fToxJac2.pri, whole genome shotgun sequence, a single genomic window includes:
- the znf414 gene encoding zinc finger protein 414, with protein sequence MASGGAVLQTPENGNGGNKRTPCPLHGCKRVYTDVSALESHIKDHEIPAQSLPGKVLLCSTVGCSGSFPNMQKLMEHMRHHHKPNIFFLCESCRTKLRSYRGLLTHLHTCSKVPRGKTKLAENTQPQPTAVASMAMDQSSMPLDSVSTPQQLPSQLPNQDGSLPPAVPHPDSAAPPLLGPPVQSQPETSPFHLAPQQLTEAAAQSLLRNGASSMAPPAAPDPSDAHGQKQTRSPEPVHPAPVSAPHSPPGSSAVWKKNQGMSCSRRILWEHTKGRYTCVQCGHTATNRKEMTQHINTQHSGNKPAEDTGSSATNT encoded by the exons ATGGCTTCAGGCGGCGCAGTGTTGCAGACACCTGAAAATGGAAACGGAG gAAACAAGAGGACACCGTGTCCGTTACACGGCTGTAAGCGGGTGTACACAGATGTGAGCGCCCTGGAGAGCCACATCAAAGACCATGAGATACCGGCTCAGTCTCTTCCCG GAAAGGTCCTGCTGTGCTCCACTGTCGGCTGCAGCGGTTCCTTCCCCAACATGCAGAAACTGATGGAACATATGAGGCATCATCACAAACCCAACATATTCTTTTT GTGTGAGAGCTGTCGCACTAAGCTGCGGTCCTACCGCGGCCTCCTgactcacctgcacacctgttccAAGGTGCCACGGGGCAAAACAAAGCTGGCTGAAAACACGCAACCTCAGCCTACTGCTGTGGCCTCTATGGCCATGGACCAGAGCTCCATGCCTCTGGACTCGGTATCTACACCTCAGCAGCTGCCCTCTCAACTCCCAAACCAGGACGGTTCCTTACCCCCTGCTGTTCCTCACCCAGACTCCGCTGCCCCCCCTCTCCTCGGCCCCCCTGTCCAATCTCAACCAGAGACCTCCCCTTTCCATCTTGCTCCTCAGCAGCTCACGGAGGCAGCTGCCCAGTCTCTGCTCAGAAACGGAGCCTCCAGCATGGCCCCGCCAGCAGCTCCCGACCCTTCCGATGCCCACGGTCAGAAACAGACCAGGTCTCCTGAGCCTGTCCACCCTGCTCCAGTATCAGCTCCTCACTCTCCACCTGGGTCCTCAGCAGTGTGGAAGAAGAATCAGG GTATGTCCTGCAGCAGACGCATCCTTTGGGAGCACACGAAAGGGCGCTACACGTGTGTGCAGTGTGGCCACACCGCAACCAACCGCAAGGAGATGACTCAGCACATTAACACTCAGCACAGCGGGAACAAACCTGCAGAAGACACAGGAAGCTCTGCCACTAACACATAA
- the mtch2 gene encoding mitochondrial carrier homolog 2: MADTCGQVLLGSGLTVLSHPLMYIKVLIQVGHEPLPPTLGRNLFGRQVYQLPGLFAYAKHIIKIDGKVGLFKGLGPRLCAGTIGTVVHSKVVQKCQEQGAPQVLGGQQKAVEGSLQHVVNETTKEMIARSCATIVTHPFHVITLRCMVQFIGREAKYSGVFDSIITVYREEGILGFFAGLIPRLLGDVLSLWICNLLAHLINTYAIDDSMSHTGEIKNCSQAVTGFFASMLTYPFVLVSNLMAVNNCGLAGGLPPYASVYPTWVDCWRHLSREGNMSRGNSLFFRKLPAGKMYAIDQKRFF, translated from the exons ATGGCGGACACGTGCGGCCAAGTATTGCTGGGATCAGGGCTCACCGTCCTCTCCCACCCTTTGATGTACATTAAAGTCCTGATCCAG GTAGGACATGAGCCGCTCCCTCCCACCCTGGGCAGGAACCTGTTTGGCAGACAAGTCTACCAGCTGCCTGGACTGTTTGCTTATG CAAAGCACATCATCAAAATTGATGGAAAAGTGGGTCTCTTCAAAGGACTCGGCCCAAGGCTCTGTGCTGGCACCATCGGTACTGTTGTGCACAGCAAAGTTGTTCAG AAATGTCAGGAACAAGGTGCACCTCAG GTACTGGGTGGACAGCAGAAGGCTGTGGAGGGCTCCCTACAGCATGTGGTTAATGAG ACGACCAAAGAAATGATAGCTCGCTCCTGTGCCACGATCGTCACACATCCCTTTCATG TGATTACTTTGCGATGTATGGTCCAGTTTATTGGGAGAGAAGCTAAATACAG TGGAGTGTTTGACTCCATCATCACAGTCTACAGAGAAGAAGGCATACTGGGCTTCTTTGC tGGTTTGATCCCTCGCCTGCTCGGTGACGTTCTCTCCCTGTGGATTTGTAACCTGCTGGCTCACCTCATCAATACGTACGCCATCGATGACTCG ATGAgtcacacaggagaaatcaagAACTGTTCTCAGGCTGTGACAGGG TTCTTTGCCAGTATGCTCACATACCCGTTCGTTCTGGTGTCAAACCTCATGGCCGTCAATAACTGCGG GCTCGCCGGAGGCCTGCCTCCCTATGCATCAGTATATCCCACCTGGGTGGACTGCTGGAGGCATCTAAGCAGAGAG GGCAACATGAGCAGAGGCAACAGTTTATTTTTCCGGAAGCTTCCGGCAGGAAAGATGTACGCAATCGACCagaagagatttttttaa